In one Gracilinanus agilis isolate LMUSP501 chromosome 6, AgileGrace, whole genome shotgun sequence genomic region, the following are encoded:
- the LYAR gene encoding cell growth-regulating nucleolar protein isoform X2: MVFFTCNACGESVKKGQVEKHVNICRNCQCLSCIDCGKDFWGDEYKKHVKCISEDQKYGGKGYEVKTNKGDVKQQEWIQKIHEVMKKPTISPKLREILEKVSGFDNIPRKKAKFQNWMKNSLKIYNDSLQEQVWDIFSEATSNGPNTKEQEKQPLNQVENQHAENKIKTTPTEVSERTVGQPEAKKNKRERKEERQKNRKKEKKELKLENHQENSSDQKSKKRKRSQVEELDANQEEKSEINNTEKKKNKKKKPKKECAAESEVNGNGNHVEMTEEETKAPAEKRKRKHSEEADSKKKKMKHTEDTNLETEESETPIKGKFNWKGTIKAVLKQAPDNEISIKKLRKKVLAQYFAVTNEHHKSEEELLVIFNKKISKNPSFKLLKEKVKLLK; the protein is encoded by the exons ATGGTATTTTTTACATGCAATGCATGTGGAGAATCAGTGAAGAAAGGGCAAGTGGAGAAACATGTGAATATTTGCAGAAACTGTCAATGCCTTTCTTGCATTGACTGTGGCAAAGATTTCTG gGGTGATGAATACAAAAAACATGTGAAGTGCATCAGTGAAGATCAGAAATATGGGGGCAAAGGATATGAGGTCAAAACCAACAAAGGAGATGTTAAACAGCAAGAATGGATTCAG AAGATTCATGAAGTAATGAAGAAACCCACTATTAGCCCCAAATTGcgagaaattttagaaaaagttagCGGTTTTGATAACATTCCAAGGAAAAAGGCCAAATTTCAG AATTGGATGAAGAACAgtttaaaaatttataatgaCTCTCTTCAGGAACAGGTGTGGGATATCTTTTCTGAAGCTACCAGCAAT GGACCAAAtacaaaagaacaagagaaaCAGCCCCTCAACCAAGTGGAGAATCAACATgcagaaaacaaaattaagacaACACCCACTGAAGTCAGTGAAAGAACAGTTGGACAACCAGAAGCAAAGAAGAACAAAAGAGAACGcaaagaagaaagacagaagaacaggaaaaaagaaaagaaagaactgaagttAGAAAACCATCAGGAAAATTCAAGTGACCAGAAATCCAAAAAGCGCAAGAGGAGCCAGGTAGAAGAACTTGATGCTAACCAGGAAGAAAAGTCAGAAATTAACaacacagaaaagaagaaaaataagaagaaaaaacccAAGAAGGAATGTGCCGCAGAATCAGAAGTGAATGGAAATGGGAATCATGTTGAAATGACAGAGGAAGAGACGAAAGCACCTGCAGAAAAAAGGAAACGTAAGCATTCagaag AAgctgattctaagaagaaaaaaatgaaacatacaGAAGATACTAACTTAGAGACTGAAGAGAGTGAAACACCTATAAAAG GGAAATTCAACTGGAAAGGAACTATCAAAGCTGTTCTGAAACAGGCCCCCGACAAtgaaatatcaattaaaaaattaaggaaaaag GTTTTAGCTCAATACTTTGCAGTGACTAATGAACACCACAAATCTGAAGAGGAGCTGCTAGTCATCTTTAACAAGAAGATCAGCAAGAACCCCAGCT
- the LYAR gene encoding cell growth-regulating nucleolar protein isoform X1: protein MVFFTCNACGESVKKGQVEKHVNICRNCQCLSCIDCGKDFWGDEYKKHVKCISEDQKYGGKGYEVKTNKGDVKQQEWIQKIHEVMKKPTISPKLREILEKVSGFDNIPRKKAKFQNWMKNSLKIYNDSLQEQVWDIFSEATSNGPNTKEQEKQPLNQVENQHAENKIKTTPTEVSERTVGQPEAKKNKRERKEERQKNRKKEKKELKLENHQENSSDQKSKKRKRSQVEELDANQEEKSEINNTEKKKNKKKKPKKECAAESEVNGNGNHVEMTEEETKAPAEKRKRKHSEEEADSKKKKMKHTEDTNLETEESETPIKGKFNWKGTIKAVLKQAPDNEISIKKLRKKVLAQYFAVTNEHHKSEEELLVIFNKKISKNPSFKLLKEKVKLLK from the exons ATGGTATTTTTTACATGCAATGCATGTGGAGAATCAGTGAAGAAAGGGCAAGTGGAGAAACATGTGAATATTTGCAGAAACTGTCAATGCCTTTCTTGCATTGACTGTGGCAAAGATTTCTG gGGTGATGAATACAAAAAACATGTGAAGTGCATCAGTGAAGATCAGAAATATGGGGGCAAAGGATATGAGGTCAAAACCAACAAAGGAGATGTTAAACAGCAAGAATGGATTCAG AAGATTCATGAAGTAATGAAGAAACCCACTATTAGCCCCAAATTGcgagaaattttagaaaaagttagCGGTTTTGATAACATTCCAAGGAAAAAGGCCAAATTTCAG AATTGGATGAAGAACAgtttaaaaatttataatgaCTCTCTTCAGGAACAGGTGTGGGATATCTTTTCTGAAGCTACCAGCAAT GGACCAAAtacaaaagaacaagagaaaCAGCCCCTCAACCAAGTGGAGAATCAACATgcagaaaacaaaattaagacaACACCCACTGAAGTCAGTGAAAGAACAGTTGGACAACCAGAAGCAAAGAAGAACAAAAGAGAACGcaaagaagaaagacagaagaacaggaaaaaagaaaagaaagaactgaagttAGAAAACCATCAGGAAAATTCAAGTGACCAGAAATCCAAAAAGCGCAAGAGGAGCCAGGTAGAAGAACTTGATGCTAACCAGGAAGAAAAGTCAGAAATTAACaacacagaaaagaagaaaaataagaagaaaaaacccAAGAAGGAATGTGCCGCAGAATCAGAAGTGAATGGAAATGGGAATCATGTTGAAATGACAGAGGAAGAGACGAAAGCACCTGCAGAAAAAAGGAAACGTAAGCATTCagaag AAGAAgctgattctaagaagaaaaaaatgaaacatacaGAAGATACTAACTTAGAGACTGAAGAGAGTGAAACACCTATAAAAG GGAAATTCAACTGGAAAGGAACTATCAAAGCTGTTCTGAAACAGGCCCCCGACAAtgaaatatcaattaaaaaattaaggaaaaag GTTTTAGCTCAATACTTTGCAGTGACTAATGAACACCACAAATCTGAAGAGGAGCTGCTAGTCATCTTTAACAAGAAGATCAGCAAGAACCCCAGCT